A single window of Providencia alcalifaciens DNA harbors:
- the cysB gene encoding HTH-type transcriptional regulator CysB: MKLQQLRYIVEVVNHDLNVSSTAEGLFTSQPGISKQVRMLEDELGIQIFARSGKHLTHVTPAGEEVVRISREVLSKIEAIRSVAGEHTIPDRGSLKIATTHTQARYALPPVIKTFIERYPHVSLHMQQGSPTQIAEEVCKGNSDFAIATEALHLYSDLIMLPCYHWNRCVVVPKGHPLTEKKNVTIEDIAEYQIVTYTHGFTGRSELDVAFQKVGLEPKIIFTATDADVIKTYVKLGLGIGIIASMAVDPEVDKDLVVIDMRDKFSYSTTKIGFKRTSFLRSYMYDFIWRFAPHLTRDVVDKAIALRNNEDIEEFFKEIELPIL, encoded by the coding sequence ATGAAGTTACAGCAACTGCGATATATTGTTGAAGTGGTTAATCACGACCTGAATGTTTCATCGACAGCCGAAGGGTTATTTACTTCCCAACCGGGGATCAGTAAACAAGTCAGAATGTTGGAAGATGAGCTAGGCATTCAAATTTTTGCGCGTAGTGGTAAGCATTTGACTCACGTGACCCCAGCTGGTGAGGAAGTTGTGCGCATTTCCCGTGAAGTGCTATCCAAAATTGAGGCTATCCGCTCTGTTGCTGGTGAGCATACCATTCCTGATCGCGGTAGCTTAAAAATCGCCACGACGCATACCCAAGCTCGCTATGCCTTACCGCCGGTGATTAAAACCTTTATTGAGCGTTATCCTCATGTTTCCTTACATATGCAGCAAGGCTCGCCAACCCAAATCGCAGAAGAAGTTTGCAAAGGAAATAGTGATTTTGCTATCGCAACAGAAGCGCTCCATCTGTACAGCGATCTTATTATGTTGCCGTGCTACCACTGGAACCGTTGTGTGGTAGTCCCTAAAGGGCACCCGCTGACCGAGAAAAAGAACGTTACGATTGAAGATATTGCAGAATACCAAATTGTGACCTACACCCACGGGTTTACTGGGCGTTCAGAACTGGACGTCGCATTCCAAAAAGTGGGCTTAGAACCCAAAATTATTTTCACTGCCACAGATGCGGATGTGATCAAGACCTATGTGAAGCTTGGTTTAGGGATTGGCATTATCGCCAGCATGGCGGTGGATCCTGAGGTGGATAAAGACCTCGTGGTTATTGATATGCGCGATAAGTTTAGTTACAGCACCACGAAAATCGGTTTTAAACGCACCAGTTTCCTGCGCAGCTATATGTATGATTTTATTTGGCGTTTTGCCCCACATCTTACGCGTGATGTGGTGGATAAAGCCATTGCCTTGCGTAACAACGAAGATATCGAAGAATTTTTTAAAGAAATTGAGCTTCCTATTCTTTAA
- a CDS encoding M13 family metallopeptidase has translation MRIKVLAMMVGLSTLSFAPHLLAKELSYGQQKIVLSDTIVPGNDFYQYVNHDWINKAKIPTGMPRINSFVDLYLSTEKQTQSIIDELKQAPESSLDHNQKNIRNLYLSYLDEASIEKAGLTPIKSNLAAITKAKDHNDISRLMTLPGYTSLLSYWVDLDAKAPDTYILYLGQGGLGLPNRNYYLDDTPQMKEIRKNYIAYIATILKLAGEKDVKKKAQQIFDLEKSIAEVHWSPEARRDTIKNYHPMTLAEMKKFTDGFAWDSFIQHWKLTDQQLAKVVVENDTAVEKTAQIFANTPVSVLKDYLTFQYVNDHASYLNKTLSDARFDFYSKKLNGVEKQRTRQERALQTVNSLQGEPLGQIYVEKYFNPQSKEKIQDLVSYVRGTFNARLKDNDWMDESTRQEALKKLEQFTVKVGYPDKWNDFSSVNLKPNTLMDNYKQMEAWSYNDAMSKIGQPVRKWEWGMTPQTINAYFNPVQNEIVFPAAILQAPFFDPNVDPAYNYGAIGAVIGHEMGHGFDDQGSLYDGTGQLRNWWSDSAKAHFKEKTAKLVDQYNGFAVDGQKVNGELTLGENIGDLGGLNIALSAYKQFAKENYPNGEPPIIDGMTGLQRFFISWARTWQELSNKESERNKILTDPHSPNQFRANGVVRNIDDWYTTFGVDKDNALYLEPEKRIKIW, from the coding sequence ATGCGTATAAAAGTTTTAGCCATGATGGTCGGTTTATCAACCCTATCCTTTGCGCCTCACTTATTAGCGAAAGAGCTATCTTACGGTCAGCAAAAAATCGTGTTATCCGACACCATCGTACCCGGCAATGATTTTTACCAGTACGTTAACCATGATTGGATTAATAAAGCGAAAATTCCAACGGGTATGCCACGAATTAACTCTTTTGTGGATTTGTATTTAAGTACCGAAAAACAGACTCAATCTATTATCGATGAATTAAAGCAAGCCCCTGAGAGCAGCTTAGATCATAATCAGAAAAATATTCGTAACTTATATTTGAGCTATTTAGATGAAGCCAGCATTGAAAAAGCGGGTTTAACGCCAATCAAATCAAACTTAGCGGCTATCACTAAAGCCAAAGATCATAATGATATTAGCCGTCTGATGACGCTGCCAGGTTATACTTCCCTACTCTCTTATTGGGTAGATTTAGACGCCAAAGCCCCAGATACTTATATTCTGTATCTTGGTCAAGGTGGACTTGGGTTGCCTAATCGTAATTACTACCTTGACGACACCCCGCAAATGAAAGAGATCCGCAAAAACTACATTGCGTATATTGCGACTATTTTAAAATTAGCCGGCGAAAAAGACGTTAAGAAAAAAGCGCAACAGATCTTCGACCTTGAAAAATCCATTGCTGAAGTGCATTGGAGCCCAGAAGCTCGCCGTGACACCATCAAAAACTATCATCCTATGACCCTCGCTGAAATGAAGAAATTTACCGATGGTTTTGCGTGGGATAGTTTTATTCAGCACTGGAAATTAACGGATCAGCAACTGGCGAAAGTAGTGGTTGAGAATGACACTGCGGTAGAAAAAACGGCACAGATTTTTGCTAATACCCCTGTTTCAGTCTTGAAAGATTACCTCACATTCCAGTACGTGAACGACCATGCGAGTTATCTGAACAAAACCTTATCTGATGCACGCTTTGATTTTTACTCGAAAAAACTCAATGGCGTCGAAAAACAGCGGACTCGTCAAGAACGCGCTCTTCAAACGGTCAATTCACTGCAAGGTGAGCCTCTCGGACAAATTTATGTGGAGAAATACTTCAATCCACAATCTAAAGAGAAAATCCAAGATTTAGTCAGCTATGTGCGCGGTACCTTTAATGCTCGCCTGAAAGATAATGATTGGATGGATGAATCAACCCGCCAAGAAGCGCTGAAAAAGTTAGAGCAGTTTACGGTCAAAGTCGGCTATCCTGATAAATGGAATGATTTTAGTAGCGTTAATTTAAAGCCAAATACATTGATGGATAACTATAAGCAAATGGAGGCGTGGTCATATAACGATGCTATGAGCAAAATTGGTCAGCCCGTTCGCAAATGGGAATGGGGCATGACGCCACAAACCATCAATGCGTATTTCAATCCCGTACAAAATGAAATTGTATTCCCTGCTGCTATTTTGCAAGCACCATTCTTCGACCCAAATGTGGATCCTGCTTATAACTACGGTGCCATCGGGGCAGTAATCGGTCATGAAATGGGTCACGGTTTTGATGACCAAGGCAGCTTATATGATGGCACCGGCCAGCTACGTAATTGGTGGAGCGATAGTGCCAAAGCGCATTTTAAAGAGAAAACTGCCAAGTTGGTGGATCAATATAATGGCTTTGCCGTCGATGGCCAGAAAGTGAATGGTGAGTTAACTCTCGGCGAGAATATTGGTGATTTAGGCGGTTTAAATATCGCGTTAAGCGCCTATAAACAATTTGCTAAAGAGAACTACCCAAATGGCGAGCCTCCGATTATTGATGGCATGACTGGCTTGCAGCGCTTCTTTATTTCATGGGCCAGAACTTGGCAAGAGTTGTCAAATAAGGAATCCGAGCGCAATAAGATCCTCACCGATCCACACAGTCCAAATCAGTTCCGCGCTAATGGTGTCG